A stretch of DNA from Deltaproteobacteria bacterium:
CTCCGGTGAGATCGGCGGCTTTTTCAATCCCTGGAGCACGGTCAAGCCGAGTTCGACGGACAAATTCAAAAGCGGCGAATGGTCCGTGCTGCTGCAACTCACCGATCAACCGCTGCGCGACTTGCCTGCGACTAATATTCCGACGATCAACGACATCGCCAAGGACGAAAACCAGCGCGCGCTGTTGCGCTACGGCACCAGCGCGCCCAATCAATTCGGCAAAGTGTATATGTTACCGGCGGCGGTCCCCGCCGAGCGCGCCGCGGTTTTGGAATCGGCCTTTGCGAAAACGCTCGCCGACAAATCTTTCTTAGCCGACGCGGAAAAAGGCAAGCTTGAGATCACCCCGATCTACGGCGCGGCGATCCAGCGCATCGTCAGCGAGTTTCTCACGATGCCGCCGGCGATCAAGTCACGATTGGAAAAAGCTCTCAGAAAATGACAAGCCGTAAGGGGTGAAGGGTAAAGCGTCTGCGGAATCCCAACGCCTCACCCCTGACCCTTCACCCCTTACGGTTTGTCTCACGCCGTCAACAACAGCCGCGCTTCATCAGCATCGACCACCGGATTCTTGGGCCGCTTATGTTCTAGTACGCGGATGACTTCCTGCGCCGCGCCCCACTCGCCGCGCTCTGACGCTTCCAATGTCACAGCACCGAGATGCGGCGTCCACAGCACGTTGTCGAGTTTAAATAGCGGAGGATCTTTGGCCGGCGGTTCCTCAGCGATGACGTCCAACGCCGCGCCGGCGATTTTTTTCTGCTGCAATATCTGACCGAGTGCGTCTTCGTCGACGATGCCGCCGCGCGCGGCGTTGATCAGAAATGCCGACGGCTTCATCAACACGAGATCTTTCGCGCCGATCATGGCGCGGGTCTCGCGGTTGAGTGGACAGTGAAGGGTGACGAAGTCGGATTCTGCGAGCAACTCGTTCAAGCCCACCCACTTGCCGGCCAATGACGTGACATGAGACTCCGGAATGTAAGGATCGTAGACGAGGAAATCCATTTCAAACGCCCGGGCGCGCAGCGCCATGCGCGCGCCGATGTTGCCCATGCCGACGATGCCGAGGGTCTTGCCGGCGAGCTCCGTGCCGATGAATTGCAGATAATCGCTCCAACGATTCTCTTTGACCGCGCGGTTCGCTTCGTGGGTGTGGCGCACCAGGGCGATCATCTGACCGAAGACCAATTCGGACACCGACACGGCGTTGCTGCCGGGCTGATTGGTCACCCAGATTTTTAATGCCGCCGCCGCTTCCAAATCGACCCGCGACGGATCGACGCCGACACCGGTGCGGGCGATGATCTTTAGCCGGCCAGCGCTTTTTTCCATCTGCTCGCGGCTGATTTTACCTTTGCGGCTGATCACCGCGTCGACCCGCGACGCTTCCAATTCCCAACGCTCGGGCTCGACCCACGGATTGACGACGATCAATTCGACCCGCTCGCGCAGCCACTGGAGCACTTCGGCTTGAAACTCTTCCACCAACACTCGGCCAAGAATCATATTCGCCTCCCCATCGACGCCATCATTTTAAACTCGCCATGCCGCGCATGCCATCGTGATCGAACAGTTGCGTCATTTTTCCATGTCGCTATACTGACCAGCAATTCCCTTCGGAAACCACAATATGAAACTCGTCCATCGCCTTGCCTTGATCGCAGCCATCGCGGCGTCGCTCGCCAGCGCGGAAATCGCCAGCGCGGAAAAAATTCGCCTGGCCTTGCCGTCGCGCTCCATGGGTTATCTGCCGATGTTCGTCGCCCTGCACCGGGGTTTTCTCAAAGACGAAAATCTCGAATTGGAATTACCGGCGCTGTTGCCCAACATCGCCCACAACGCGCTGCTCGGCGGTGAAGTGGAATATCATGGCGTCGCCGATTCGGCGCTGCGCTTGGCCGCGAAAGGCGCGCCGCTGAAAAGCATCTTTTTTAGCGCCCGTTTGCCGAATTATTTCTTGATGGCCAAGCCCAACATCAAATCGGTGGCCGAGCTGCGCGGCAAATTGGTCGCGGTGAGCCGTTTCGGCGGGACCACTGACTTAGCCGCCCGCGTCGCCCTGCAAACCAACGGCCTCGACCCGCAGAAAGACGTGACGCTGATCATGATCGGCCTCGGCAATACGCGCAACGCCGCGCTGATCGCCGGCTCGGTGGACGCCAACATCGCCAATCCGCCGGACAACTCCATGCTCAAACAAAAAGGTTTTCGCGAGCTGTTGTTTCTCGGCGACGCCATCGAGTTTCCAAGCAACGGCTTCACCACCACCGAACGCAGGTTGGCGGAAAATCGCGATCAAGTTAAACGGCTGATGCGGGCGTTTTACCGCGGCCTACTGTTTTCCCGCGACAACGCCGAGGAGACGGTGCGAATCGTCGAGCGCGAGTGGAAACTCGATCCGGTCACCGCGCGGGACTCCTACACATCGATCATGAAAGCCGCGAGCCGCGACGGCGCTTCGTCGGACAACGGCCTAAAAGTCCACGTCAAATTGATTCAGCAAGCCGAGAAAACTCTCGGCGATATTCCGCTCAACAAGATCGTCGACTTTCGCGTCCTCGAAGAAGTGCGCCGGGAGAGCGCGCGATGAAAACATGCGTCCTATTCGTCTTATCGGTCCTATTCCCCCTCCACGCTTTCGCCGAACGAGTGCGCACCGTCGTGCCGCGCGCCACGCTCAACTATCTGAGCATCCCCGTCGCCGAAGCCAAAGGCTACTTCCGCGATCAAGGTTTGGAAAATGAAACCATCGTCATCCCCGGCAGCACCGCCATCGCCGCTCTGGTCAGCGGCAACGTCGACTATAGCGGCGCCGGCGGCACCGGCATGCGCGCGGCGCTGCGCGGCGCGCCGATCAAAGCGGTGATGTTTCAGACCGAGAAAGTGACTTGGTACTTGCTCGCCGCCGCCGACATTCAGAAAATTTCCGATCTCAAAGGTAAACGCGTCGCCGTCGGCACCGTCGGCGACACCCAAGACACATTGATCACGATGATGGTCGAACGCGAAGGTTTGTCGAGCCGCGACATCACGCGCATCGCCATGCCGTCGCGCAACACCACCAGCACGATCCTGTCCCTCAAGAGCGGCGCCTTCAGCGCCGCGGTGGTCAACGCCGACGAATCGCTGCTCGGCGAAAAAGAAGGGCTGCGCACGCTCGGCTTCATCGGCGATCTGTTCCCTTATCCGTTTCAAGGTTTTATGGCCGCCGACAAGATGATCGCCGAGAAGCCCAACGACATAAAAAGGTGGCTGCGCGCCATGGCCCGTTCGTTGATGTTCATCCGCGAACGGCCCGAAGAAGCGGCCGACATCGCGCTAAAAAAATTGCCCATGGGCAACATGAGTCGTGCTCTAGTCGTCGAAGGCATCCGCCGCTTCGCCAAGGCGCTGCCCGACGGTGTGCCCGGCTTGCCGTCGGCGCAAGGCATCAAGAACGTCATCGAGTACGATGTCAAAGCGCCGCTCAAAACCAAAGAAGATGTGCCGGTGGAAAAAATCATGAGCCTGCGCTTGATGCGCGAGGTCAAAGAAGAGTTGGAAAGCAAACGCTAAGCCGAGCAAAAGAGGAACTTCCACAATGAAGCCAATGATCTCTGGATTGTTATTGTCGATCACGGTGCTCTGCTGTGGCAACGCGGCACACGCCGCCAAGGCTTCCGTGCTCATCGATTTCGATCCCAAGAGCGCCGAGCAAACCGTTATCGTCGAAAGCATCGCCGCCGATCACAAAGGACTGCTCTATGCCTGCGACCGCGTCACCGGCAACGTCTGGCGCATCGATCCGAAAAATCCCAAGCTCGTGGTCGTCGGCAAAGTTCAAGAACGCGACATCGGCGGCAAAAAAGTTCGCGCCGATGTTTCCGGCATTGTCTTCAATCAAGCCGGCGATCTCTACTTGACCGCCGGCGGCTTCAAAGAAGTGCTGCGCATCCGCGCGCGCAATCTCGATGCGGACAATCCCGGTGTCGCACAGACCTTCGCCATCGAAACCGAAGGCGCCAACGGCATCGACTTCGATAAGAACGGCTATCTCTTCGTCAGCGGCGGGCGCAACGGCAGAATTTACCGCACCGGACCCGAAGGTGGCCGCGCCGAAGTGTTCGCGCAAATTGCGTTGCACACGCGCGTCCTTCCCGACGGTAAGACCGAGCAGGCGGTGACGGCGAACGGAATGGTTTTCGACAAACAAGGCACCACCCTTTACATCACCGACACCGCCCGCGGTGCGATCTGGAAACTCGCCATCGGCGCCGACGGCAAAGCCAGCCAGCCGGCACTCATGACACAGAGCGCTTTGCTGGAAGGCGCGGACGGCCCAGCCTTCGATCCCCAAGGCAATCTCTGGGTCGCCGCCAACGAACGCAACGCCGTTGTCCTGGTGCAACCCGACGTCCGCGTCTTCGACGTGCAAAAAAACGACAGCAAAGGCCCGCTGGAGTTTCCCACTTCGGTGGTATTTGTCGATGGCACAGCTTACGTCAGCAATTTCGACACGCCGCGGCGCGACAATCTGGCCGCAGACGGTAAATCATCCGTCGACGGCATCGGCGCGTCGATCGTCAAGATCGAACGGTGACGTCCTGTGAACCGAGCCAAAATTATCATTCTGTCATTGGTCGTATCGGTCCTATTCTTTCCATCGGCCCACGCCCAAGAAAAGAAAAATCTCCGCGTCGTCTTCGTCAGCTTGTCGTGGAACGCCCAACTACCGTTCCGCATCGCCAACGCCAAAGGTTTTTTCAGAGAGCAAGGACTGACGGTGGAGCCGATCTTCGTGCGCGGCGGGCCGATCGCGATCGCCGCGCTGGTCTCCGGCAATGTCGATTTCGCCAGCATCGGCGGAGCCCAGGCGGCGATGCGCAGTAAAGCGAAAGGCCTCGATCTCAACATCATCTCGTCGTTGTCCAATTACACCAACTACACGCTGATCGGCGGCAAGGAGAATAAACGGCTCGAAGATCTGCGCGGCAAAACCGTCGGCATCACCGGCGCCGGCACGTTTTCCGATTTTACCATTCGGCTTTATCTCAAGCGCAACAATATCGATCCCGACAAGGACGTGGCGCTGCGCGCCATCGGCCAAACCGTGGTGCGTGCCGGCGCGCTGGAAAAAGGCTTGATCGCCGCCGCGCCGTTTTCTGCCGAGGACGCGGTCAAACTCCTCGACAAAGGTTTTCCATTGATCGTCAACTTGAATGAAGCCCTGCGCGTGCCGCAAAGCGTCTACGTCACCCGCGGCGATTTTCTCGAAAAGTTTCCCGACACGTCCAAGCGATTTCTTAAGGCGGTGATTCTCGGCATGCAGTTGGCCAAATACAACAAACAGGAAGCGATCAAGATCGGCTTCGCCGCCGGACTCCAAGGCGACCCCTACATCGTCAACCGCTCCTACGATCTGTTCAGCCCCGGCTACGCCGGCGATCTCTCGGTCGCCTGGGACGGCATCCAGATCATGCTCGACGACGACATCCGCACCGGCCTGGTCGACAAAAAATTTACGCTGGACCGCGTCATCAACGACCGGATCTTGAAACAAGCGCAGCAGGAGTTGAGGAACGAAGGACGGCTGAGGTAAGACAATGCCACGAAGCAACTGAATTCGGGAAGGAGCTTCAGTTATGAACCAAGAACTGACCGCCGGCATCCCCTATACCGTGGACACAGGTGAAAAACTCGTCAACGAAACCTTCGGTCCGAATAATATTCGCCGTCGTAAAACCGGGACCCATGAATTAATGCGCATGCCGGTGCGCAATGGTCGCTTGTATGCCAATGAGATTTCATTTGAGAGAAACGGCTTTGTCCTGGTCGAGCATCAAACCAAAGTCGCCGACTTCTTCGACACCAAGCAACTGGAAACGGTGTACTACCCGGAGGTCGAGCAGTTGATCAAACGGCAATCGGGCGCGGCGCGGGTGGCGATCTTCGACCACACGTTGCGCTCGGGCGACGAAGCGGAACGCGAAACCAAACTCATCCGCGAACCGGTGATGTCGGCGCACAACGATTATACCGAATGGTCCGGGCCTAATCGGCTGCGCGAATTTCTTCCCGACGAAGCCGAAGCTTTGCTGACCCGCCGCTTCGCCATCATTCAAGTTTGGCGCGCGATCAACCAAACGATCCAAGCCAATCCACTGGCGCTGGCCGACGCACAGAGCGTAGCGACGGAAGATCTCGTCGTCGCCGAGCGCCGCTACCCGCACCGCGTCGGCCAAACTTATCGCTTAAAGCATCGCGGCGATCATCGTTGGTATTACTTTCCCGAAATGCGCCGCGACGAAGCGCTGGTGTTCAAAGTCTACGATTCGAAAAAAGACGGCTGCGCCCGCTTCACGCCGCACACGTCGTTCGACGACCCGACCTCGCCACCGAACGCGTCGCCGCGGCAAAGCATCGAAGTGCGGGCGTTCGCGTTTTTCGCTGCCTAGCAAATTGTCTCAAGCTGCTAGTCGTTTATTCTGATCAACTCACCATGAAGAGTAAGAAGGTTCGGATAATTTAAAGTCCGAACTTCGTGCTCTTCGTGTCCTTCGTGGTGAAACCATCATTCTAGTCGCTGTGAAAATTTCCCGGCAATTTTTCTTACAGCCATTCACAAGATCGCCGTCTCTGCTATAATCGGTGGCGAAGATCAAACCTACCAATGTGTAATCGATGTGATATAGGGTGCGCTTGCGCACCGTCGGCATCCACGATGCCAACATTGAATTGATGTGGCAAAACTACGACCGCGAATCCTAATCATACATCACGGTTAGTAATGACGGTAAAAATCGATCCGAAACAGAGACTACGGGATATTGAGAAAACGATATTTTCCGGCAATTTTGCTCGCGCCCACAAACTTCTCAAGCCATTGCTTCTTCAAAAAAATGCAGAAGCATACTTTTTCTCCTCATCCATTTCCAAGCATAAGGAATCAATAAGAGCCTTCGAAAAGCGGCACGTAGCGGAGCTGACAGAGTCCGCTGACCTTGGCTATCCCCGAGCGATTTATGGCCTTGGTGCTTGTTATGACTGTGGCGACTTCGTTCCACAAGATAAACAAAAAGCGTCTGCACTTTTCAAACGCGCGGCTGATTTAGGACACGTACACAGTCAGTGGATACATGGCGTGGAATTGCTTTACGGCCTTGGTTCCTTTCGAAAAAATCAAAGAGCTGGCGCCAGATATCTGATCCGGGCAGCGGAAGGAAAGCACAAATACGCACTTGAGATACTTGCTGAGTGCCATGCAAAAGGAACAAACGGATTTCCTCGCGATCCCAAACTCTCGAAGCGATATTCTACCGCGGCTCGTAAAGCTAAAGCGTTCTGGGAGCGTGATGACACATAACGATCCGTTGAACGGGGAGCGCAGCCAAAATTACGAGCTGTGTACTCGGAATTTACCATTCTGGAACTTGCCGTCAGCGATATTCGACCAAACCGTTCAATAGCCCCACGGAGAAACCAAAGACGCCATGTTTAAGCCCATGCCCAAATCCGAAACGGCAACCGGCGAAAGCCAACCGGCAGAACCGAAGAAAAACGTCACCGCCGCCGAGATGGGCGCGCGCCAGCGGAATATTTCCGTCTCGGAGTTTTTCACCAAGAACCGCCACTTGTTGGGCTTCGACAATCCGCGCAAAGCGCTGCTCACCTGCATCAAAGAAGCCGTCGATAACGCGCTCGACGCCTGCGAAGAAGCGGGCATCTTGCCGGAAGTGACCGTTAAGCTCGAAGTCGTTGCCAACGGCGGCCCCATGCCCACGCCGGCCCAAGCGACGCGCTTTCGCGTGACGGTCATCGATGACGGCCCCGGCATCGTGCGCCAACAGATTCCGCCGATCTTCGCTAAGCTGCTCTACGGTTCGAAGTTTCACCGCCTGCGCATGAGCCGCGGCCAGCAAGGCATTGGCATCTCGGCCGCCGGCATGTACGCACAGTTGACCACCGGCAAACCGGTGCAGATCATCTCACGCACCGGCCCACGCGCGCCGGCGCACTATTTCGAAGTGCAGATCGATACCAAAAAAAATGAACCGCGGATTTTCGAAAATAAAAAGATCGACTGGGAAATTCCGCGCGGCACCCAGGTTAGTCTTGAAATCGAAGGCCGATATCAAAAAGGGCGCGCCTCGGTGGACGAGTATCTGGAACAAACCGCGATCGCCAACCCGCATGTGAAACTCGTCTATCACACACCGGAAGGCGAGGTAAAACAATATCCGCGCACCATCGCAGAGCTGCCGCCCCAGCCGCGCGAGATCAAGCCCCATCCTTACGGCATCGAATTCGGCATGATGCTCAAGATGCTGCACGACACCAAGAGCCACTCGCTCTCGGGATTTCTCTCGAGCGAATTTAGCCGAGTGTCCTCCAGTGTCGCCCAGGAGATCTGCAAGGCAGCGAAGCTTTCGCCGGACACCCGGCCAAGAAACCTGCACGGAGCGGTAGCCGAGAATTTTTATAAGACGATCCAGGCGACAAAAATCATGGCGCCACCGTCGAACTGCCTCTCGCCCATCGGCGAGAGGGCGATTCTGCACGGCTTGTATAAACAGATCAAAGGCGAATTCTACACCGCGGTGACCCGGCCGCCGGCGGTTTACCGCGGCAATCCGTTTGTCATCGAAGCAGGCTTGGCCTTCGGCAAAAATCCAGAACTAGCGGCGAAAGTAAAAGAACAAAGTAGCCCCCGCGCCGAAGGCGAAGACAAAGACGACGACAGCGAGTTGGCGAGCGTCATCCGTTACGCCAACCGCGTGCCGCTGCTCTATCAACAATCGGCCTGCGCAACATTTAAATCGGTCCTCGACACCAGTTGGCGCAACTACGGCGTGGCCCAATCGCGCGGCGCGCTGCCAGCCGGGCCGATGGTCATCTTCGTTCACATGGCCTCGGTCTGGGTGCCGTTCACCAGCGAATCGAAAGAAGCCATCGCCGAATACGACGAGATCAGAAAAGAAATCAAACTGGCGCTACAGGAATGCGGCCGGCGCCTGGGCGTATTTTTACGACGACGAGAACGCGCCAAGGGCGAGTTTCGCCGGCGTAATATCTTCGCCCTGTATATCGAAGAAGTGGTCGACGCCTGCGCGCGCTTGAAAGGCGGCAAGCTCGCCAAGGAGAAACTCAAAGCGCAGCTGCAAAAGATCGCCGCCAAACGCACCGGCGGCGAAAAGACCGACGAGATCCTCGGCCGCGACGGCGGCGGACCGGAAGGACTGCCGCACTCGATCATTGTCACCGCCGAGGGCATCGAAGGCGATGCGCCGGTGGTGCCGTCGACTCAAGAGAACGATGTCGAAGTTGGCCAAGAAGAAACGTCCGATGAGCAGGAGCCGACGTTGCCAACATTGGCGCTGAAAAAAACTAAATCTGCGAAAAAGAACAAAGCGATAAAAGCAAGTCCTTCGCACGGCGCAAAATTCGCAAGTGCCAAGCAGATGACGTTGGGTTTCGACAAACGGAGCGGCAAAACAGCAAAGAAACCAGGAAAGAACCATGGCGGCAAAAAAAGCAAAAAATAACGGCGTAGTCGAGAAAAAACTCATCGGCGTCGCCGATATCGTGATCGGCGCGGCGCAGCGCAGTCAGGACCCGGCGCTGTCGATTCCCGTGCGCAGCCTGGCCAACGTCAACTTCAACGCCAAGCGTGGCCTCATCGAGATGGGCAAGCGCAAACAGACGCGGACCTTTTTCAACGTCGGCATGGCCAAGAAATTCATGCAGACCATGCTGGTGGCCGACGCCCTAGCCGAACTCCAGCGCGCCAATCTGACGACGTCGCTGCGGGAAATTTATTACCGCACCAAACACACGATGAAGAACTCCAACGAGAACACCTTCGACGACCAGAACGAGTCCGATCCGTTGATAGAAGATCTCGAAGTCACCCTCGAAGCGCTGCGCGAAGAACTCCATGTCCGCGCCGAAAACCGCGGCACCGTGGTCGGCCCGTTGACGATTGTCGACGATGGCGACCGCGTCGATTGCACCAAACTCGGCAACGGCGGCTACTCGGTGCCGTCCATCGTCGAGCCGGAATATATTCAGATCAGCAAATGCACCGCCGACTTCGTTCTGCTGGTCGAAAAAGGCACCCAGTGGAATCGCTTGTCGGAAGATAAGTTTTGGCGCCGCTATAATTGCATCCTGCTCACCGGCAATGGCCAACCGCCGCGCGGCGTGCGCCGTCTAGCGCGCCGGCTGCACGAAGATTACAAACTGCCGGTCTACGTGCTCGTCGACAACGATCCCTGGGGCTACTACATCTATTCCGTCATCAAGCAGGGATCGATCAATCTGGCCTTTGAAAGCGAACGCATGGCGATTCCAAAAGCCAAATTTATCGGCTTCTCCAGCGCCGATCCCGAGCGCTACGGCCTGCCGCGCAACGTCGGTATTAAGTTGAACGACAAAGACATCAACCGCGCCAAGGAACTGATGAAGTACAAATGGTTTCAGAAAAAGGAATGGCAAAACGAAATCAAGGGCATGCTCACCAGCGGTTTGAAGTTCGAACTCGATGCCTTGGCGAATAAAGATTTTCAGTACCTGACGAAAACCTATCTGCCAAGAAAGCTCAAAGACAAAGACTGGCTGGATTAGCGCGACGCTGTCGGCAAACGCGTGCATCGTGATGTCATTGCAAAGCTAAGCCAAGGAATTTCGCCTGGGCAAACAACTGAAACGGCGAAGAGCGATCCGATGGCTCTTCTCGGTTCCCCCTTTTGGAAAAGGGGGATCAAGGGGGATTTGATTGCGTGGTGGGGCGGTTTTCTTTGTAGCCGTGCGGTTGTCCTCTGAAACGACGGAGCCAATTGCGAGAAAGAAAATCTCCCCTATCCCCTCTTTTCCAAAGAGGGGCACCCGAGAAAAAGCCACTTCTTGAGCGCTGGAGAAAAATTGTTCGTGCGTTCCGCGAAGCCCCCATGTCCAGCCGAAACTTATAGATAAGAATCCGCTTTCAAAAGGAGAATACTCCGAACCTCATATGTGAATTTGTGTAAAAGAG
This window harbors:
- a CDS encoding hydroxyacid dehydrogenase, which codes for MILGRVLVEEFQAEVLQWLRERVELIVVNPWVEPERWELEASRVDAVISRKGKISREQMEKSAGRLKIIARTGVGVDPSRVDLEAAAALKIWVTNQPGSNAVSVSELVFGQMIALVRHTHEANRAVKENRWSDYLQFIGTELAGKTLGIVGMGNIGARMALRARAFEMDFLVYDPYIPESHVTSLAGKWVGLNELLAESDFVTLHCPLNRETRAMIGAKDLVLMKPSAFLINAARGGIVDEDALGQILQQKKIAGAALDVIAEEPPAKDPPLFKLDNVLWTPHLGAVTLEASERGEWGAAQEVIRVLEHKRPKNPVVDADEARLLLTA
- a CDS encoding ABC transporter substrate-binding protein: MKLVHRLALIAAIAASLASAEIASAEKIRLALPSRSMGYLPMFVALHRGFLKDENLELELPALLPNIAHNALLGGEVEYHGVADSALRLAAKGAPLKSIFFSARLPNYFLMAKPNIKSVAELRGKLVAVSRFGGTTDLAARVALQTNGLDPQKDVTLIMIGLGNTRNAALIAGSVDANIANPPDNSMLKQKGFRELLFLGDAIEFPSNGFTTTERRLAENRDQVKRLMRAFYRGLLFSRDNAEETVRIVEREWKLDPVTARDSYTSIMKAASRDGASSDNGLKVHVKLIQQAEKTLGDIPLNKIVDFRVLEEVRRESAR
- a CDS encoding ABC transporter substrate-binding protein, which encodes MKTCVLFVLSVLFPLHAFAERVRTVVPRATLNYLSIPVAEAKGYFRDQGLENETIVIPGSTAIAALVSGNVDYSGAGGTGMRAALRGAPIKAVMFQTEKVTWYLLAAADIQKISDLKGKRVAVGTVGDTQDTLITMMVEREGLSSRDITRIAMPSRNTTSTILSLKSGAFSAAVVNADESLLGEKEGLRTLGFIGDLFPYPFQGFMAADKMIAEKPNDIKRWLRAMARSLMFIRERPEEAADIALKKLPMGNMSRALVVEGIRRFAKALPDGVPGLPSAQGIKNVIEYDVKAPLKTKEDVPVEKIMSLRLMREVKEELESKR
- a CDS encoding SMP-30/gluconolactonase/LRE family protein; this encodes MKPMISGLLLSITVLCCGNAAHAAKASVLIDFDPKSAEQTVIVESIAADHKGLLYACDRVTGNVWRIDPKNPKLVVVGKVQERDIGGKKVRADVSGIVFNQAGDLYLTAGGFKEVLRIRARNLDADNPGVAQTFAIETEGANGIDFDKNGYLFVSGGRNGRIYRTGPEGGRAEVFAQIALHTRVLPDGKTEQAVTANGMVFDKQGTTLYITDTARGAIWKLAIGADGKASQPALMTQSALLEGADGPAFDPQGNLWVAANERNAVVLVQPDVRVFDVQKNDSKGPLEFPTSVVFVDGTAYVSNFDTPRRDNLAADGKSSVDGIGASIVKIER
- a CDS encoding ABC transporter substrate-binding protein, with translation MNRAKIIILSLVVSVLFFPSAHAQEKKNLRVVFVSLSWNAQLPFRIANAKGFFREQGLTVEPIFVRGGPIAIAALVSGNVDFASIGGAQAAMRSKAKGLDLNIISSLSNYTNYTLIGGKENKRLEDLRGKTVGITGAGTFSDFTIRLYLKRNNIDPDKDVALRAIGQTVVRAGALEKGLIAAAPFSAEDAVKLLDKGFPLIVNLNEALRVPQSVYVTRGDFLEKFPDTSKRFLKAVILGMQLAKYNKQEAIKIGFAAGLQGDPYIVNRSYDLFSPGYAGDLSVAWDGIQIMLDDDIRTGLVDKKFTLDRVINDRILKQAQQELRNEGRLR
- a CDS encoding methyltransferase, yielding MNQELTAGIPYTVDTGEKLVNETFGPNNIRRRKTGTHELMRMPVRNGRLYANEISFERNGFVLVEHQTKVADFFDTKQLETVYYPEVEQLIKRQSGAARVAIFDHTLRSGDEAERETKLIREPVMSAHNDYTEWSGPNRLREFLPDEAEALLTRRFAIIQVWRAINQTIQANPLALADAQSVATEDLVVAERRYPHRVGQTYRLKHRGDHRWYYFPEMRRDEALVFKVYDSKKDGCARFTPHTSFDDPTSPPNASPRQSIEVRAFAFFAA
- a CDS encoding sel1 repeat family protein; the encoded protein is MTVKIDPKQRLRDIEKTIFSGNFARAHKLLKPLLLQKNAEAYFFSSSISKHKESIRAFEKRHVAELTESADLGYPRAIYGLGACYDCGDFVPQDKQKASALFKRAADLGHVHSQWIHGVELLYGLGSFRKNQRAGARYLIRAAEGKHKYALEILAECHAKGTNGFPRDPKLSKRYSTAARKAKAFWERDDT
- a CDS encoding DNA topoisomerase VI subunit B codes for the protein MPKSETATGESQPAEPKKNVTAAEMGARQRNISVSEFFTKNRHLLGFDNPRKALLTCIKEAVDNALDACEEAGILPEVTVKLEVVANGGPMPTPAQATRFRVTVIDDGPGIVRQQIPPIFAKLLYGSKFHRLRMSRGQQGIGISAAGMYAQLTTGKPVQIISRTGPRAPAHYFEVQIDTKKNEPRIFENKKIDWEIPRGTQVSLEIEGRYQKGRASVDEYLEQTAIANPHVKLVYHTPEGEVKQYPRTIAELPPQPREIKPHPYGIEFGMMLKMLHDTKSHSLSGFLSSEFSRVSSSVAQEICKAAKLSPDTRPRNLHGAVAENFYKTIQATKIMAPPSNCLSPIGERAILHGLYKQIKGEFYTAVTRPPAVYRGNPFVIEAGLAFGKNPELAAKVKEQSSPRAEGEDKDDDSELASVIRYANRVPLLYQQSACATFKSVLDTSWRNYGVAQSRGALPAGPMVIFVHMASVWVPFTSESKEAIAEYDEIRKEIKLALQECGRRLGVFLRRRERAKGEFRRRNIFALYIEEVVDACARLKGGKLAKEKLKAQLQKIAAKRTGGEKTDEILGRDGGGPEGLPHSIIVTAEGIEGDAPVVPSTQENDVEVGQEETSDEQEPTLPTLALKKTKSAKKNKAIKASPSHGAKFASAKQMTLGFDKRSGKTAKKPGKNHGGKKSKK
- a CDS encoding DNA topoisomerase IV subunit A — encoded protein: MAAKKAKNNGVVEKKLIGVADIVIGAAQRSQDPALSIPVRSLANVNFNAKRGLIEMGKRKQTRTFFNVGMAKKFMQTMLVADALAELQRANLTTSLREIYYRTKHTMKNSNENTFDDQNESDPLIEDLEVTLEALREELHVRAENRGTVVGPLTIVDDGDRVDCTKLGNGGYSVPSIVEPEYIQISKCTADFVLLVEKGTQWNRLSEDKFWRRYNCILLTGNGQPPRGVRRLARRLHEDYKLPVYVLVDNDPWGYYIYSVIKQGSINLAFESERMAIPKAKFIGFSSADPERYGLPRNVGIKLNDKDINRAKELMKYKWFQKKEWQNEIKGMLTSGLKFELDALANKDFQYLTKTYLPRKLKDKDWLD